Proteins encoded within one genomic window of Desulfonatronospira thiodismutans ASO3-1:
- the tnpB gene encoding IS66 family insertion sequence element accessory protein TnpB (TnpB, as the term is used for proteins encoded by IS66 family insertion elements, is considered an accessory protein, since TnpC, encoded by a neighboring gene, is a DDE family transposase.), translating to MIAVSQAKVYLVTGHTDMRKAIDGLSIMVQAQLEHDPFSGHLFVFCNRQRTIIKILYWDTNGFCLWQKRLEKQSFKWPASKQEVMELDARQLVWLLDGLDPVQVRGHKELKFSTLF from the coding sequence GTGATCGCGGTAAGTCAGGCCAAGGTGTATCTGGTCACCGGACATACCGACATGCGCAAGGCCATAGACGGGTTGTCCATCATGGTCCAGGCTCAGCTGGAGCATGACCCCTTTTCCGGTCATCTGTTTGTCTTCTGCAACAGGCAGCGAACCATCATCAAGATCCTGTACTGGGACACAAACGGTTTTTGCCTGTGGCAAAAGCGCCTGGAGAAGCAAAGCTTCAAGTGGCCTGCATCAAAGCAGGAAGTTATGGAGCTTGATGCGAGGCAGCTTGTTTGGCTTTTAGACGGTCTGGACCCTGTGCAGGTCAGGGGGCACAAAGAGTTAAAATTTTCCACATTATTTTAG
- the tnpA gene encoding IS66 family insertion sequence element accessory protein TnpA produces the protein MQTKSQKYTPEERAGFWSAHINKWRQGSLTKAEYCRRAELSKHAFYYWCKKLGHTNSRKTQEENAIVPVPLKVVQEKTHTPLRLMVNSYQVDIPGDFQQEVLAKLVRTLEEIT, from the coding sequence ATGCAAACCAAGTCACAGAAGTACACGCCTGAGGAGCGGGCCGGGTTCTGGTCCGCGCATATCAACAAGTGGAGGCAGGGCAGCCTGACCAAGGCCGAATACTGCCGCAGGGCAGAACTGTCCAAGCATGCCTTCTATTACTGGTGCAAAAAGCTTGGGCACACCAATTCCAGGAAAACCCAGGAGGAAAATGCCATCGTGCCGGTGCCCCTGAAGGTTGTCCAGGAGAAAACCCATACGCCTCTGCGCCTGATGGTCAATAGTTACCAAGTGGATATCCCGGGTGATTTCCAGCAGGAAGTACTGGCCAAGCTTGTCCGTACTCTGGAGGAGATCACGTGA
- a CDS encoding ATP-binding protein, with protein MIARNNEINLLLEALATYPAVGIIGARQVGKTTLAAMLTRKWSGPVHHFDLENSEDMARLFDPMLTLKELRGLVILDEIQRMPEIFPALRVLIDKKLDDLRFLILGSASPQMLRQSSESLAGRIRYHRLSGLGLDEIPSGQSEQLWLRGGFPLSFLAQDDAKSFEWRKAFVSTFLERDLPQLGINVSSTTLRRFWNMLAHYHGQIWNASEFARSFGVADTTVRQYLDRLTDALVVRQVQPWHENISKRQVKSPKVFICDSGLTHALLNLPAKHDVLGHPKSGATWEGFVIEQIIRLLRADESECFHWATHSGAKLDFLHVRGSTRTGFEIKRTSSPRLTRSMRIAMHDLKLKHLFVIHAGEHIFPLAENIKAVPISRLSETLMGYL; from the coding sequence ATGATCGCAAGAAATAATGAAATCAACCTGTTACTTGAGGCGTTGGCCACTTATCCGGCTGTGGGGATAATTGGGGCCAGGCAGGTGGGCAAGACCACTCTGGCTGCAATGCTCACCCGGAAATGGTCCGGTCCGGTGCATCACTTTGACCTGGAAAACAGTGAAGATATGGCCAGGCTTTTTGATCCCATGCTGACCCTTAAGGAACTACGCGGTCTGGTGATCCTAGATGAGATCCAGAGAATGCCGGAAATATTCCCCGCCCTGCGAGTCTTGATCGACAAAAAACTGGATGACCTTAGATTCCTGATCCTGGGCAGCGCATCACCCCAAATGCTGCGGCAATCTTCAGAATCTTTGGCCGGCAGGATCAGATACCACCGGCTGAGCGGACTTGGACTGGATGAAATACCATCAGGCCAGTCTGAACAGCTCTGGTTGAGGGGAGGTTTTCCCCTGTCCTTTTTAGCTCAAGACGACGCAAAAAGCTTTGAATGGAGGAAGGCTTTCGTTTCCACGTTCCTGGAAAGAGATCTGCCTCAGCTTGGAATCAATGTCAGTTCAACCACGCTGCGCAGATTCTGGAACATGCTGGCCCATTATCATGGCCAGATATGGAACGCCTCTGAGTTTGCCAGGTCATTCGGGGTTGCGGATACAACCGTCAGACAATATCTTGACCGGCTTACGGATGCCCTTGTGGTCAGACAGGTCCAGCCATGGCATGAAAATATCTCTAAACGCCAGGTCAAGTCACCAAAAGTATTCATCTGCGACAGCGGACTGACGCACGCCCTGCTCAATCTGCCTGCAAAGCACGATGTGCTGGGGCATCCCAAATCCGGCGCAACCTGGGAAGGTTTTGTCATTGAACAGATCATCAGACTCTTAAGGGCGGATGAATCCGAATGTTTCCACTGGGCGACCCATTCAGGGGCTAAACTGGATTTTCTCCATGTCAGAGGATCAACCAGGACAGGATTTGAAATAAAAAGAACCTCGTCTCCCAGGCTGACCAGGTCTATGCGCATTGCAATGCATGATCTAAAGTTAAAACATCTTTTCGTGATTCATGCAGGTGAGCATATTTTTCCATTAGCAGAGAATATCAAGGCAGTGCCGATATCCAGGTTATCAGAAACACTGATGGGATATCTATGA
- a CDS encoding IS630 family transposase, with amino-acid sequence MSKKTKLPKLVLTPEQRIKLETISNARAASLRDVQRAKVLLLYADGKPITHIQKQAGLSRPSIYKCIEKALAAGPEAGLKDYYHRPFDPVIDDAAKAWVVNLACTKPKDYGFAAELWTYQELARYTREHAPKEGHHCLANAAKATIWRILNEHDIKPHKIKYYLEKRDPDFEQKMNDVLVVYQEVNMQNDQGDIAVPSKTITVSVDEKPGVQALETIAPDLSPAPGRHQCTGRDYEYKRHGTVSILAGLDLHTGEIIAQVHDRHRSREFIELLKEIDSRYPKENTIRLVLDNHSSHISKETMKYLASLPNRFEYVHTPKHGSWLNLIESAFSKMARTFLRHIRVSSKEELKERILKGIAEMNSAPVIFRWKKFDLECS; translated from the coding sequence ATGAGTAAGAAGACCAAACTCCCAAAACTCGTTTTAACGCCTGAGCAACGCATAAAGCTTGAGACTATAAGCAATGCGCGAGCAGCTTCATTGCGAGATGTTCAACGGGCCAAAGTCCTTTTGCTTTATGCAGACGGAAAACCAATCACGCATATTCAAAAGCAGGCAGGCCTGAGCAGACCGTCTATTTATAAGTGCATAGAGAAAGCCTTGGCAGCAGGCCCGGAAGCTGGTCTCAAGGATTATTATCACAGGCCATTTGATCCTGTTATAGATGATGCAGCAAAAGCCTGGGTTGTTAATCTGGCCTGTACTAAACCCAAAGATTACGGCTTTGCTGCTGAGCTTTGGACCTATCAGGAGCTTGCCAGATACACACGTGAGCATGCTCCCAAGGAAGGACACCATTGCCTGGCAAACGCTGCAAAAGCCACCATTTGGCGTATTCTCAATGAACACGATATAAAACCGCATAAAATCAAGTACTATCTTGAAAAGAGAGATCCTGATTTCGAGCAAAAAATGAATGATGTCCTGGTTGTTTACCAAGAAGTTAACATGCAAAATGATCAAGGCGATATTGCTGTGCCTTCTAAAACAATAACAGTTTCAGTGGACGAAAAACCGGGCGTGCAAGCCTTGGAAACCATTGCGCCGGATCTATCGCCTGCACCTGGACGACATCAGTGCACTGGCCGGGATTATGAATATAAGAGGCATGGCACAGTCTCTATCCTTGCTGGCCTTGATCTGCATACTGGAGAAATTATTGCTCAAGTTCATGATCGACATCGCAGCAGAGAATTTATTGAGCTTTTGAAGGAAATAGACTCCAGGTATCCGAAAGAGAACACTATCCGTCTTGTTTTGGATAATCATTCGTCCCATATTTCAAAGGAAACCATGAAATACCTTGCTTCCCTGCCCAACAGATTTGAGTATGTCCATACTCCAAAGCACGGCTCTTGGTTAAACCTGATTGAGTCTGCATTTTCAAAGATGGCCCGTACTTTTTTGCGACACATTCGGGTTTCATCCAAGGAGGAACTCAAGGAGCGAATCCTTAAGGGCATAGCAGAGATGAACTCTGCTCCGGTAATCTTCCGTTGGAAAAAATTTGATCTTGAATGTTCTTAA
- a CDS encoding type II secretion system protein: MVAKNKLHVKLLLKLSTRPGPVSSQTAREARLAHSRYHFSDADFFSDSPGPNHKNNSYGFTLIEILSVIAILGILAAISLPRLGEYRDIARQTSVLHDLRVCLAETAIDIHEGS, from the coding sequence ATGGTAGCCAAAAATAAATTACATGTAAAGCTTTTATTGAAACTTAGTACTAGGCCAGGCCCGGTCTCTTCCCAGACCGCCAGGGAGGCCCGCCTTGCACACTCCCGTTACCACTTCTCAGATGCTGACTTTTTTTCCGACAGTCCCGGACCAAACCATAAAAATAACAGTTACGGCTTTACCCTTATTGAAATCCTCAGTGTGATAGCCATCCTTGGTATTCTTGCAGCCATTTCTCTTCCAAGGTTAGGGGAATACCGCGACATAGCCAGGCAAACCTCTGTCCTTCACGACCTGCGGGTTTGTCTGGCAGAAACCGCCATTGATATCCATGAAGGCAGTTGA
- a CDS encoding glycosyltransferase, which yields MVVVWRLAPVKGLDVLLEAFRQIAGKTAAHLVLLGYGPLRPRLKSMTRELGLAGRVHFPGFQDTP from the coding sequence ATCGTAGTAGTCTGGCGGTTGGCCCCGGTCAAGGGCCTGGATGTGCTCCTGGAAGCCTTCCGGCAGATCGCGGGCAAGACCGCAGCGCACTTAGTCCTGCTGGGCTACGGTCCGCTCAGGCCGAGGCTGAAATCCATGACCCGGGAGCTGGGGCTGGCCGGGCGGGTGCATTTTCCCGGGTTCCAGGACACCCCCTAA
- a CDS encoding glycosyltransferase: protein MREATLLALPSRHEGLPTVLIEALDCGTQIVATDCPGGLAEIQEDGKYGHIRACGRPHNPGPDHA from the coding sequence ATGCGCGAGGCAACGCTGCTGGCCCTGCCTTCCCGGCATGAAGGGCTGCCCACTGTACTCATCGAGGCCCTGGACTGCGGCACCCAGATCGTGGCCACGGACTGCCCTGGCGGCTTGGCGGAAATCCAGGAAGATGGCAAATACGGTCACATTCGTGCCTGTGGAAGACCCCACAACCCTGGCCCAGACCATGCTTAG
- a CDS encoding transposase — MKYSDKRFCGNEQRIFRARYKITEPGVISHVTQRAAGKEPLFIDDTDYLTMLMLLKESVEKFDLRYYALSLMSNHIHILLEPRENNLPEAMRSIFSRYAAKFNTKYQRKGHLFGGPYRQSVCLDNTYLLTASLYIHLNPVRAGIVDKTDAYRWSSASLYCNESDVESFVDPGVVLRLVHDQEPEARKNYCRMLEQAHGHEPENALEHEGAIEKFCIRLSQIFPRLFKKLGKKTENTEKYLGCNASMLDLTRLDQAIENTDFSRSWSMESRKAKKYIVEQLLARGFKKTEIAGRLGISRMSVYNILNSHCD; from the coding sequence GTGAAGTACAGCGACAAAAGGTTCTGCGGAAATGAACAGCGGATTTTCAGGGCCAGGTACAAGATCACTGAGCCCGGGGTTATCTCCCATGTCACCCAGCGTGCAGCAGGCAAAGAGCCGCTGTTTATTGATGATACTGATTATCTGACCATGCTGATGCTGCTAAAGGAAAGCGTGGAAAAGTTTGATCTGCGCTATTATGCCTTGAGTCTTATGTCTAATCACATACATATTTTGCTGGAACCCCGGGAAAATAATCTGCCTGAAGCAATGCGCTCCATATTTTCAAGGTATGCAGCCAAATTCAATACAAAGTACCAGCGAAAGGGTCATCTTTTCGGTGGACCTTACCGTCAGTCAGTATGCCTGGACAATACTTATCTGCTCACAGCTTCACTATACATCCACCTGAATCCTGTCCGCGCCGGTATAGTGGATAAGACGGATGCATACAGATGGTCCTCGGCATCATTGTATTGTAATGAATCCGATGTGGAATCCTTTGTTGACCCCGGGGTTGTATTGCGCCTGGTTCATGACCAGGAACCCGAAGCCCGAAAGAATTACTGCCGAATGCTTGAGCAGGCCCACGGGCATGAGCCGGAAAACGCTCTTGAGCATGAGGGGGCTATTGAAAAATTCTGTATCCGCCTGTCTCAAATTTTTCCAAGGTTGTTTAAAAAGCTGGGCAAAAAAACCGAAAATACAGAAAAGTACCTTGGATGCAATGCATCTATGCTGGATCTGACCCGGCTTGATCAGGCCATTGAAAATACCGACTTCAGCCGTTCCTGGTCCATGGAAAGCAGGAAGGCCAAGAAGTATATAGTGGAACAATTATTGGCCAGGGGATTTAAGAAGACCGAGATAGCCGGGCGGTTGGGGATTTCACGCATGTCAGTATACAATATTCTCAATTCTCATTGTGATTAA
- a CDS encoding type II toxin-antitoxin system Phd/YefM family antitoxin has protein sequence MMVNVHEAKTNFSNLLEMAHAGQEIILAKSGKPYALLTPLPSGGVAQRKPGRLPGKVTESFFEPLPEEEIAAWERT, from the coding sequence ATGATGGTCAATGTTCATGAAGCAAAAACCAATTTTTCGAACCTGTTGGAAATGGCTCACGCAGGACAGGAAATCATCCTGGCCAAGTCTGGAAAACCCTATGCCCTTTTGACTCCTCTTCCTTCAGGTGGGGTGGCTCAGCGCAAGCCCGGACGGCTGCCTGGCAAGGTTACGGAATCCTTTTTTGAACCTTTGCCAGAAGAAGAAATTGCCGCCTGGGAGAGGACGTGA
- a CDS encoding ATP-binding protein has product MVELLAVGGWPGHLRLTSRQALRANRDYLEEIRRVDISHVDGVRRDPDKVGRLLRSLARNIGTYASATGMAEDIGGITVQTVLEYLASLERLMIMEDQPAWTPHLRSRSRLRSMPRRQFVDPSLAVAALRTSPEGLLKDMNLLGFLFESLVVRDLRVYAQAMDAQVLQYRDNTGLEVDAVIHCADGRWGAFEIKLGPGMAEQGATSLLKFAERVDTEKCGSPSLLAVITGTGYGYFRDDGVAVIPITALKP; this is encoded by the coding sequence TTGGTTGAATTGCTAGCCGTGGGTGGTTGGCCGGGACATCTGCGTCTGACCTCAAGGCAAGCCCTGCGGGCCAACCGGGACTACCTGGAGGAAATCAGACGGGTAGACATCAGCCATGTGGACGGGGTTCGCCGTGATCCGGATAAAGTCGGCCGACTGCTGCGCTCCCTGGCCCGCAATATCGGAACCTATGCGTCCGCAACCGGCATGGCCGAGGATATCGGCGGCATTACTGTACAGACTGTGCTTGAGTATCTGGCCAGTCTGGAACGTCTGATGATCATGGAGGATCAGCCGGCCTGGACGCCGCATTTACGTTCACGGTCACGGCTGAGAAGCATGCCCAGACGCCAATTCGTGGATCCTTCCCTGGCGGTGGCGGCATTGCGGACATCCCCGGAAGGATTGCTGAAGGATATGAACTTGCTGGGCTTTCTGTTTGAATCGCTGGTTGTACGTGATCTGCGGGTTTACGCCCAGGCCATGGATGCCCAGGTATTGCAATACCGTGACAATACGGGACTGGAAGTGGATGCCGTGATTCATTGCGCTGATGGTCGCTGGGGTGCTTTTGAAATAAAACTCGGGCCAGGAATGGCAGAGCAGGGAGCCACCTCTTTATTGAAGTTTGCTGAGCGCGTGGATACCGAAAAGTGCGGCTCGCCATCCTTACTGGCGGTAATCACTGGTACTGGTTATGGATATTTTCGCGACGACGGTGTAGCGGTGATCCCTATCACCGCCTTAAAACCGTAA
- a CDS encoding AAA family ATPase: protein MSRQHTDIIQSILDTINQGLLDKPFEIRLALASFLAGGHLLIQDIPGVGKTTLALSMARTLGLDFARIQMTSDMLPGDVLGVSMFDPRTNEFCFHPGPIFHSIVLADEINRSSPRTQSALLEAMAEKQVSADGRTYPLPEAFLVIATQNPLEEHGVNPLPNSQMDRFMMSITLGYPGPGSEKDMLTKGATVPDFEAVVSQEELLSLRQSCKDVFLSDEIARMILELTHATRDHAEVKTGLSPRGMLALKSSAQAWAMLEQRDYIIPQDLFNTAYSVMIHRLSLDPGKDRDLLVRKIIHETWG from the coding sequence ATGAGCAGGCAGCATACAGATATCATCCAGAGCATTCTTGATACCATAAACCAGGGTCTTCTGGACAAACCCTTTGAAATCCGGCTGGCCCTGGCCTCATTTCTTGCCGGCGGGCATCTGCTCATCCAGGATATACCTGGGGTGGGCAAAACCACCCTGGCTCTGAGCATGGCCAGGACCCTTGGCTTAGATTTCGCCCGCATCCAGATGACCAGCGACATGCTCCCCGGAGACGTCCTGGGTGTATCCATGTTTGACCCCCGGACAAACGAATTTTGCTTCCACCCGGGTCCCATATTTCACTCCATTGTCCTGGCCGACGAGATCAACCGCTCCTCCCCCCGCACCCAGTCGGCCCTGCTGGAAGCCATGGCTGAAAAACAGGTCTCAGCAGACGGCCGCACCTATCCCCTGCCGGAGGCCTTTCTGGTCATAGCCACCCAGAATCCCCTGGAGGAACACGGCGTAAACCCTCTTCCCAACAGCCAGATGGACCGGTTCATGATGAGCATCACCCTGGGCTACCCCGGTCCCGGCTCGGAAAAGGACATGCTCACCAAGGGGGCAACAGTCCCGGACTTTGAGGCCGTGGTCAGCCAGGAGGAGCTTTTGTCCCTGAGGCAGTCCTGCAAAGACGTTTTCTTAAGCGATGAAATCGCCCGGATGATTTTGGAGCTGACCCATGCCACCCGGGACCATGCGGAAGTGAAAACAGGTCTTTCCCCCAGGGGCATGCTGGCCCTGAAGTCCTCGGCCCAGGCCTGGGCCATGCTGGAACAAAGAGACTACATCATCCCGCAGGACCTGTTCAATACCGCCTACAGCGTCATGATCCACAGGCTGAGCCTGGACCCGGGCAAGGACAGGGACCTGCTGGTAAGAAAGATAATCCATGAAACATGGGGATAA
- a CDS encoding transglutaminaseTgpA domain-containing protein has product MSSEHTGFRLRLLSPLLGISAGSYVVLSLNTILAPWVALFWTVSCVLAFAAYYRGRKEVFSYRFRLITVLLLVCLAVAAHWPQGWQYVLAQALVVMLGIKLMELRTQRDAFQFCGLGVLGLAAASLVRFDLGFGGLILLFFFLGLVLILWQHVLDHTPDRAYRDSPGWGFASGLVVFALFLTVLTIILGLVVFFAFPRNISPALNLGEGMQTHLTGFSQEMSPGSVSEIVASNRIAFRAVIEDPVDPSRLYWRGAVLWETDGEKWTRGTPHDFQTNPVTASSLDHGLIRQSITLNPGTTEHLFGLYFPQRVLDVSPVNYNRDGTIKKDEPVETAIRYRVLSRAGDSGPLTTRESKSALAVPEDLDQEVVSLGKMFQDRDQDVWETAQEIMFYFGTQGFEYSLSAPEEFEQGQSLKDFLLRTRTGYCELYASAAAVLMRINDIPARVVVGFWGGEFNPVGEYWVVRDSMAHAWVEAWFQGRGWVLLDPTRMLEHTGMEEPGDDAAAAREEDGPQQVMSPGPATLDWLRWQWTNAIIDLTLARQVRMWRSVSSGIQDTWSGLSLPDLPRSWSRPDNGKLLLAAAAAIAGLALLLLRIYYPAGDQAKRLRQKAWKRLARKTPGRHHLQRPGSEQQVWRWWEENRPDMAAELKSLYHAQRYGPSPDLEKDRRLKTLLAGRLPCAYKQKKGYGTKSITP; this is encoded by the coding sequence ATGTCCTCAGAGCATACAGGATTCAGGCTCAGACTTCTCTCTCCCCTGCTTGGCATCAGCGCCGGCTCCTACGTTGTGCTTTCCCTGAATACCATACTGGCCCCCTGGGTGGCCCTTTTCTGGACTGTATCCTGCGTCCTGGCCTTTGCCGCCTATTACCGGGGAAGAAAAGAGGTCTTTTCCTACCGCTTCAGGCTCATCACCGTCCTTCTTTTGGTATGCTTGGCTGTTGCCGCCCACTGGCCCCAGGGATGGCAGTATGTCCTGGCCCAGGCCCTGGTGGTCATGCTGGGCATCAAGCTCATGGAACTTAGAACCCAGCGCGACGCATTTCAGTTCTGCGGGCTGGGGGTCCTGGGCCTGGCAGCAGCCTCCCTGGTCAGATTCGACCTGGGTTTCGGAGGGCTTATCCTGCTTTTTTTCTTCCTGGGCCTGGTGTTGATCCTGTGGCAGCATGTCCTGGACCATACCCCGGACAGGGCCTACCGTGACTCCCCTGGCTGGGGCTTTGCCTCCGGACTGGTTGTTTTCGCCCTTTTTCTGACGGTTTTGACCATTATCCTGGGTCTTGTGGTTTTTTTCGCCTTCCCCAGAAACATAAGCCCCGCCCTGAACCTGGGAGAAGGAATGCAGACCCACCTTACAGGATTCAGCCAAGAGATGAGCCCGGGAAGCGTAAGTGAGATCGTTGCTTCCAACCGCATCGCCTTTCGAGCCGTCATCGAGGACCCTGTAGACCCCAGCCGCCTTTACTGGCGCGGGGCTGTTCTGTGGGAAACCGACGGGGAGAAATGGACCCGGGGTACTCCCCACGACTTCCAGACCAACCCGGTAACGGCCTCGTCTCTGGATCACGGCCTCATCAGGCAGTCCATCACTTTAAATCCCGGCACAACTGAGCACCTTTTCGGGCTTTATTTTCCCCAGAGGGTTCTGGATGTCTCGCCGGTCAACTACAACCGGGACGGTACAATAAAAAAAGATGAACCCGTTGAGACGGCCATAAGGTACCGGGTCCTGTCCAGGGCAGGCGACTCAGGCCCCCTCACCACCCGGGAGTCCAAGAGCGCCCTGGCCGTGCCCGAGGACCTGGACCAGGAAGTAGTAAGCCTGGGAAAAATGTTTCAGGACCGGGATCAGGACGTCTGGGAAACCGCCCAGGAAATCATGTTTTATTTTGGAACCCAGGGATTCGAGTACAGTCTGAGCGCCCCGGAAGAATTTGAACAGGGACAGAGCCTCAAGGATTTTCTGCTGCGCACCAGGACCGGATACTGCGAGCTTTATGCCTCTGCTGCCGCAGTTCTCATGCGCATAAATGATATTCCGGCCAGAGTGGTGGTGGGATTCTGGGGCGGAGAATTCAACCCGGTGGGGGAATACTGGGTGGTGCGGGACAGCATGGCCCATGCCTGGGTGGAGGCCTGGTTCCAGGGGCGTGGATGGGTGCTTCTGGACCCCACCAGGATGCTTGAGCACACCGGCATGGAGGAACCAGGGGATGATGCAGCTGCGGCCCGGGAAGAGGACGGCCCGCAACAGGTCATGAGCCCGGGGCCTGCAACGCTGGACTGGCTGAGATGGCAGTGGACCAATGCCATAATCGACCTGACCCTGGCCCGGCAGGTGCGCATGTGGAGGTCTGTCAGCTCCGGCATCCAGGATACCTGGTCTGGACTCAGCTTGCCGGACCTGCCCCGGTCCTGGAGCAGGCCGGACAATGGTAAGCTTCTCCTGGCCGCTGCAGCCGCGATTGCCGGACTGGCCCTGCTGCTCCTGCGCATATATTATCCAGCCGGAGACCAGGCAAAGCGTCTCAGGCAAAAGGCCTGGAAAAGGCTCGCCCGCAAGACCCCTGGACGTCACCATCTGCAAAGACCGGGCAGCGAACAGCAGGTATGGCGGTGGTGGGAAGAAAACCGCCCGGACATGGCCGCAGAGTTAAAAAGCCTTTATCATGCTCAGAGATACGGGCCTTCCCCAGACCTGGAAAAAGACCGCCGGCTCAAGACCCTGCTGGCCGGGCGCTTACCATGTGCTTACAAACAAAAAAAGGGCTATGGAACTAAATCCATAACCCCTTGA
- a CDS encoding potassium channel family protein, with protein MKLIPSILEYFFEDKTAKNNILALLKFLLVLVVMMVLYTLLFHWIMVIEGQEHTILDGLYWTAVTMSTLGYGDITFHTDLGRMFSVLVLLSGVIFLLVMLPFTFIRFFYAPWLEAHNKARTPRELPEKTAGHVLLSNFDPMITNLVEKLKQYNYNYCILVPEQQRTLELHDQGYKVMLGELDDLKTYRKSRADKAELVLLNNDDHTNTNAVFTLRELSSNTQVIATAETLESVDILQMAGASQVHQFPVMLGQALARRVLGVSMHANVIGRFGDLLIAETPVMRTPLEGKKIIESKLRETTGVNVVGIWERGSFKIPHPDMRIGSNTVLVLAGSQDQLEKYDEIYGIYNLSFSPVLILGGGRVGRAAAETLAESDIDYRIVEKSSRIVASKEKYVHGNAADFHTLKRAGIDKAPSIIITTNNDDLNIYLTIYCRKLRPKMQIISRATRDRSVSKLHQAGADLVMSYASMGANSIINHIKGDNVLMVAEGLDIFREKVTGNLHKKTLGQSDIRMKSGCNVIAIESPVRGTIINPEPDSPLEEGDELILIGTSEAEKKFLCTFKNGNKK; from the coding sequence ATGAAGCTTATACCATCCATACTGGAATATTTTTTTGAGGACAAAACCGCCAAGAACAACATCCTGGCTCTTCTGAAGTTTTTACTTGTTCTGGTTGTGATGATGGTCCTGTACACCCTGCTTTTTCACTGGATCATGGTCATAGAGGGCCAGGAACACACCATCCTTGATGGTCTGTACTGGACCGCGGTGACCATGAGTACCCTGGGATACGGGGACATCACCTTTCACACGGACCTGGGAAGGATGTTTTCCGTTCTGGTTCTGCTTTCCGGAGTTATTTTTCTGCTGGTCATGCTCCCGTTTACCTTCATCCGCTTTTTTTACGCCCCCTGGCTGGAGGCGCACAACAAGGCCAGGACCCCCAGGGAGCTGCCGGAAAAGACAGCCGGACATGTACTCTTAAGCAACTTCGACCCCATGATCACCAACCTGGTGGAAAAGCTGAAACAGTACAATTACAACTACTGCATCCTGGTGCCGGAACAGCAAAGGACCCTGGAACTGCATGACCAGGGCTACAAGGTAATGCTGGGAGAACTAGACGACCTGAAAACCTACCGAAAATCCCGCGCAGACAAGGCCGAGCTGGTCCTGCTCAACAACGACGACCACACCAACACCAACGCCGTGTTCACCCTGCGCGAGCTGAGTTCAAACACCCAGGTCATTGCCACCGCGGAAACCCTGGAATCCGTGGACATCCTGCAGATGGCCGGGGCCAGCCAGGTGCACCAGTTCCCTGTTATGCTGGGCCAGGCCCTGGCCAGGCGGGTGCTGGGGGTAAGCATGCACGCCAATGTCATCGGCCGGTTCGGAGACCTGCTCATCGCTGAAACTCCGGTCATGCGCACCCCTCTGGAAGGCAAGAAAATCATTGAGAGCAAACTCAGGGAAACCACCGGGGTCAACGTGGTGGGCATCTGGGAAAGGGGCAGCTTCAAGATCCCGCACCCGGACATGCGCATCGGCTCCAATACCGTGCTGGTACTGGCCGGCTCCCAGGACCAGCTGGAAAAATACGATGAGATTTACGGCATCTACAACCTCTCCTTCTCACCGGTACTCATTCTGGGCGGAGGCCGGGTGGGCAGGGCCGCTGCAGAGACATTAGCGGAAAGCGATATTGATTACCGTATAGTGGAAAAAAGCTCACGCATTGTGGCCAGCAAGGAAAAGTATGTGCACGGCAATGCCGCGGATTTTCATACCCTGAAGCGGGCCGGGATAGACAAGGCCCCTTCCATCATCATCACCACCAACAACGATGACCTGAACATATACCTGACCATCTACTGCCGCAAGCTGCGCCCCAAAATGCAGATAATCTCCAGAGCCACCAGGGACAGAAGTGTTTCCAAACTGCACCAGGCCGGGGCGGACCTGGTCATGTCCTATGCCTCCATGGGCGCAAATTCGATCATCAACCACATAAAAGGAGACAATGTACTCATGGTGGCTGAGGGGCTGGATATATTCAGGGAAAAAGTAACCGGAAACCTGCACAAAAAGACTCTGGGGCAAAGCGATATCCGCATGAAATCCGGGTGCAATGTAATCGCCATAGAATCGCCGGTCAGGGGGACCATCATCAATCCCGAACCGGACTCGCCTCTGGAGGAGGGAGACGAGCTTATCCTGATAGGGACATCTGAAGCGGAAAAAAAGTTCCTGTGTACCTTTAAAAACGGCAACAAAAAATGA